A single Arachnia propionica DNA region contains:
- a CDS encoding HK97 gp10 family phage protein yields MATILTATAAASSQLVLQTLLLRDQEASVAKAQITLTTRFIDSLQTISSAIDACADDVLHAGASIVEARMRSNLQQAIRQGQHPSRSTGQLLSALGTTLVKVNSRGDHNIKVGFVENRTDGRSNALIANVLEHGRFNQPAHPFLAPTRSQTRAPAVAAMKQALASRISQVQP; encoded by the coding sequence ATGGCCACCATCCTTACTGCGACCGCAGCCGCATCATCCCAGCTCGTACTGCAAACTCTACTTCTACGCGATCAGGAGGCCAGCGTGGCAAAAGCCCAAATCACCCTGACCACTCGGTTCATCGACAGCCTCCAAACGATCAGCTCTGCTATCGATGCCTGCGCCGACGATGTCTTGCACGCCGGAGCCAGCATCGTCGAAGCCCGGATGCGCTCCAACCTCCAACAGGCCATCAGGCAAGGACAGCACCCGTCGCGCTCTACCGGGCAACTTCTGTCCGCGCTCGGTACAACCTTGGTCAAGGTCAACTCCCGTGGAGACCACAACATCAAGGTCGGGTTCGTCGAGAACCGCACCGACGGACGTAGCAACGCGCTCATCGCCAACGTCCTCGAACACGGCCGCTTTAACCAGCCAGCCCACCCCTTCCTGGCACCCACCCGATCCCAGACACGAGCCCCGGCCGTCGCCGCCATGAAGCAAGCTCTCGCCTCCCGAATCAGTCAGGTACAGCCATGA
- a CDS encoding restriction endonuclease, protein MQADLTPTIDEFRPVVPRVLADGQTLRVRDVCELVTDHMGLTAEVRAEMIASGQLRYVNRINWADSALTHAGVLDRPARSNYRITDDGRTVDARSLTSYSEQDMLEWPIWRDYQAELAARKSDSVPVPVVTESGQVDPIEVMGDAERDFNAQVETELLANLKSSSPEFFEKAVIDVLWAMGYGGDYGEKQHVGRTGDGGVDGIIRQDALGLSNIYFQAKRYTSGSVGSGDIRDFMGAMDTRGASQGVFITAPTFVPAAVETARNYRPGKIVLIDGLELTSLMLRYGVAVHETRELALFEIDEDYFDTELA, encoded by the coding sequence ATGCAGGCAGATCTGACCCCGACGATCGACGAGTTCCGCCCCGTGGTGCCACGGGTCTTGGCCGACGGGCAGACCCTCCGGGTTCGGGACGTGTGCGAACTCGTCACCGATCACATGGGCCTGACCGCAGAGGTCCGGGCCGAGATGATCGCCTCGGGGCAGTTGAGGTATGTGAACCGGATCAACTGGGCCGACTCCGCACTGACCCACGCGGGGGTGTTGGACCGCCCGGCGCGCAGCAACTACCGCATCACCGACGACGGCCGAACCGTGGATGCGCGGTCGCTGACCAGCTACTCCGAACAGGACATGCTGGAGTGGCCGATATGGCGCGACTACCAAGCAGAACTTGCCGCCCGCAAGTCAGACAGTGTTCCGGTGCCGGTGGTGACCGAGTCCGGCCAGGTCGACCCCATTGAGGTGATGGGCGATGCGGAACGGGACTTCAACGCGCAGGTCGAGACCGAACTGTTGGCGAACCTTAAGAGTTCATCGCCGGAGTTCTTCGAGAAGGCCGTAATCGACGTGCTGTGGGCCATGGGATACGGTGGTGACTACGGCGAGAAGCAGCACGTCGGCCGCACCGGAGACGGCGGCGTGGATGGCATCATCCGCCAAGACGCTCTCGGGTTGAGCAACATCTACTTCCAGGCCAAGCGGTACACCAGCGGCTCGGTTGGCAGCGGTGACATTCGTGACTTCATGGGAGCTATGGATACCCGCGGCGCATCCCAAGGCGTGTTCATCACTGCCCCCACGTTTGTCCCGGCCGCGGTCGAGACCGCTCGGAACTACCGCCCCGGCAAGATCGTGCTGATCGACGGGCTCGAGTTGACCTCGCTGATGCTGCGCTATGGCGTCGCGGTCCACGAGACCCGCGAGTTGGCCTTATTCGAGATCGACGAGGACTACTTCGACACGGAGTTGGCTTAG
- a CDS encoding major tail protein codes for MSASEDGGAPVAIGFRAARSSGKYQYFWLYRVKFTVPKMSLSTKADKIEFATPEIEGTISRRNKPDTAGKHPGRPKSPRAAPASRPR; via the coding sequence GTGTCTGCCTCCGAGGATGGCGGCGCCCCGGTCGCGATCGGGTTCCGTGCCGCCCGCTCCAGCGGTAAGTACCAGTACTTCTGGCTGTACCGGGTCAAGTTCACGGTCCCGAAGATGTCGCTGTCGACCAAGGCCGACAAGATCGAGTTCGCTACCCCCGAGATCGAGGGCACCATCTCGCGCCGCAACAAGCCAGACACGGCAGGAAAGCACCCTGGAAGGCCGAAGTCACCGAGGGCGGCACCGGCGTCAAGGCCGAGGTGA
- a CDS encoding tape measure protein, with protein MADSSFGLKLGLEGERESKKALTDINREIKVLGSEMTLVAYQFDKSDTSIAAYASRSEVLNKQIDAQKQKIDTLRQVLPNAASSFGESDARTKNWQIQLNNAEATLSGLEGELKDNNTAITKMGASADSSGAQVDDAAKDADKLGGVVDDLGDDLDDTYGKTHIFGDMLKANLTSGAIMAGIRGIGSAINSIAGGFTTAMKDGVSYNAQMERYTTSFTTMLGDQAKAQQLVNDLKTQAAKTPFGVGDLAKNTQTLMAFGMSADEAKLRLGKLGDISQGDAQKMESLTLAFAQVSSAGKLSGQDLLQMINAGFNPLEEISRKTGKSISHLKDEMAKGAISADMVADAFASATGEGGRFYGAMDAQSKTFSGRLSTVQDGVANLTGVVAGGLSTMLAGTVMPMVNGWVDELTTAFQTGGAPAMIETLGTILQEALTSSAPNCRPSLTPA; from the coding sequence GTGGCTGACTCGTCGTTTGGTTTGAAGCTGGGGCTCGAAGGTGAGCGGGAATCCAAGAAGGCGCTGACCGACATCAACCGGGAGATCAAGGTCTTGGGGTCGGAGATGACGCTGGTGGCCTACCAGTTCGACAAGTCCGACACCTCGATCGCCGCCTACGCCTCCCGCAGCGAGGTGTTGAACAAGCAGATCGATGCCCAAAAGCAGAAGATCGACACGCTACGGCAGGTCCTGCCGAATGCCGCCTCGTCGTTCGGGGAATCGGATGCGCGCACCAAGAACTGGCAGATCCAGCTCAACAACGCCGAAGCCACCCTCAGCGGGCTGGAAGGCGAACTGAAGGACAACAATACGGCCATCACCAAGATGGGGGCCAGCGCTGATTCTTCCGGTGCGCAGGTAGACGATGCCGCCAAGGACGCCGACAAGCTCGGTGGCGTTGTCGATGATCTCGGCGATGACCTCGACGACACCTACGGCAAGACCCACATCTTCGGGGACATGCTCAAGGCCAACCTGACCTCCGGGGCGATCATGGCCGGAATCCGGGGCATCGGTTCGGCCATCAATTCGATCGCGGGCGGTTTCACCACAGCGATGAAGGACGGCGTGTCCTACAACGCGCAGATGGAGCGGTACACCACCAGCTTCACCACCATGCTCGGCGACCAGGCCAAGGCCCAACAGCTGGTCAACGACCTGAAGACCCAGGCTGCGAAGACCCCCTTCGGGGTTGGTGATCTGGCCAAGAACACCCAAACGTTGATGGCGTTCGGGATGAGCGCCGATGAGGCCAAACTGCGTCTGGGAAAACTCGGCGACATCTCCCAAGGCGACGCCCAAAAGATGGAATCGCTCACGTTGGCGTTCGCGCAGGTCTCCTCGGCCGGGAAACTGTCCGGTCAAGACCTACTGCAGATGATCAACGCCGGGTTCAACCCATTGGAGGAGATCAGCCGCAAGACCGGCAAGTCCATCTCCCACCTCAAAGACGAGATGGCCAAGGGCGCGATCAGCGCCGACATGGTGGCCGACGCGTTCGCCTCCGCCACCGGGGAGGGCGGCCGTTTCTACGGGGCGATGGATGCCCAATCCAAAACGTTCTCCGGACGGCTGTCCACAGTGCAGGATGGGGTCGCCAACCTCACGGGCGTGGTCGCTGGCGGGCTGTCGACGATGCTGGCAGGCACCGTCATGCCGATGGTCAACGGTTGGGTCGACGAACTGACCACCGCCTTCCAAACCGGCGGCGCACCGGCCATGATCGAGACCTTAGGCACGATCCTGCAAGAGGCCCTGACTTCATCAGCGCCCAACTGCCGACCGTCATTGACACCGGCATGA
- a CDS encoding alpha-hydroxy acid oxidase, which produces MVKRQFPKPSEIFDLLHFKMPTLNAKKRRLQDSLTIWDLRKIAKRRTPRAAFDYTDGAAEGEISLARARHAFEDIELHPDILHPAEDVDTSCEILGGPSSMPFGIAPTGFTRLMQTEGEIAGAGAAGAAGIPFTLSTLGTASIEEVKATNPLGRNWFQLYVMRKREISYGLVERAKHAGFDTLMFTVDTPVAGARLRDKRNGFSIPPQISLGTVLDALPRPWWWFDFLTTPKLEFASLSSTGGTVGELLDSAMDPTISHQDLDVIRGMWDGKIIIKGVQTVTDAKKLVDAGVDGILLSNHGGRQLDRAPVPFHLLPHVVREIGKDATVMVDTGIMNGADIAACIALGADFTLIGRAYLYGLMAGGRAGVDRAIAILHEELVRTMKLLGVSSIAELEPRHITQLTRYVPVPKLAQHVAEALV; this is translated from the coding sequence ATGGTCAAGCGCCAGTTCCCGAAGCCCAGTGAGATATTCGACCTGCTGCACTTCAAGATGCCAACCCTGAACGCCAAGAAGCGGCGTCTCCAGGACTCCCTGACGATCTGGGACCTGAGGAAGATAGCCAAACGCCGCACCCCGAGGGCCGCCTTCGACTACACCGACGGCGCGGCGGAGGGGGAGATCTCCCTCGCCCGGGCCCGTCACGCCTTCGAGGACATCGAACTGCATCCAGACATCCTCCACCCGGCGGAGGACGTCGACACCTCCTGCGAGATCCTCGGCGGACCGTCGTCCATGCCGTTCGGAATCGCACCCACCGGATTCACCCGCCTGATGCAGACCGAGGGCGAGATCGCGGGGGCGGGAGCCGCCGGGGCCGCCGGCATCCCGTTCACGCTGTCCACCCTCGGCACCGCCTCCATCGAGGAGGTCAAGGCCACCAACCCGCTGGGCCGGAACTGGTTCCAGCTCTACGTGATGCGCAAGCGGGAAATCTCCTACGGCCTGGTGGAACGGGCCAAACACGCGGGATTCGACACCCTGATGTTCACCGTCGACACTCCCGTCGCGGGCGCCCGCCTCCGCGACAAGCGCAATGGTTTCTCGATCCCGCCGCAGATCTCCCTGGGAACCGTGCTCGACGCCCTGCCCCGTCCTTGGTGGTGGTTCGACTTCCTGACCACCCCGAAGCTGGAGTTCGCCTCCCTCAGTTCCACTGGCGGAACGGTGGGGGAGCTGCTCGACTCCGCCATGGATCCCACCATCAGCCACCAGGACCTCGACGTCATCCGTGGCATGTGGGACGGGAAGATCATCATCAAGGGTGTGCAGACCGTCACCGACGCCAAGAAACTCGTCGACGCGGGCGTCGACGGCATCCTGTTGTCCAACCACGGTGGCCGCCAGCTCGACCGTGCCCCAGTGCCCTTCCACCTGCTGCCGCACGTGGTCCGGGAAATCGGCAAGGATGCCACCGTGATGGTGGATACCGGCATCATGAACGGAGCCGATATCGCGGCCTGCATTGCGCTGGGCGCTGATTTCACCCTCATCGGGCGCGCCTACCTGTACGGTCTCATGGCTGGAGGACGCGCGGGCGTCGACCGCGCCATCGCAATCCTGCACGAGGAACTGGTCCGCACCATGAAACTGCTGGGCGTCTCCAGCATCGCCGAACTCGAACCCCGGCACATCACCCAGCTCACGCGCTACGTGCCGGTTCCCAAGCTGGCCCAGCACGTGGCGGAGGCCCTCGTCTGA
- a CDS encoding SDR family oxidoreductase, translating into MTGQKSTIAITGVTGKLGGTVATGLQDLVPQLRLLVRDAGRVPRLEGDVAVMEYGDAEASRKALTGVDVLFMVSAGENPDRVHQHQVFVEAAAAAGVGHIVYTSFLAAAPDATFTLARDHWYTEQHIRESGMAWTFLRDSFYLDFFPGMVDEHGVMRGPAGNGRVGAVARQDVARSAVAVLRDPSPHAERTYDMTGPEALSLTDMARIIGEAQGREVTYREETVEEAYASRAHYGAPAWQVDAWVSTYTAIASGELDVVSDSVRALTGRSAMSMADLLGQG; encoded by the coding sequence ATGACCGGACAAAAATCGACGATCGCCATCACAGGGGTCACGGGGAAGCTCGGCGGGACTGTCGCGACGGGCCTGCAGGATCTGGTACCGCAGCTGAGGCTGCTGGTGCGCGACGCCGGCCGGGTACCCCGGCTCGAGGGGGACGTGGCCGTGATGGAATACGGCGACGCGGAGGCTTCCCGCAAGGCACTGACCGGGGTTGACGTGCTCTTCATGGTTTCCGCCGGGGAGAACCCGGACCGGGTGCATCAACATCAGGTCTTCGTGGAAGCCGCTGCCGCCGCGGGGGTCGGGCACATCGTCTACACGTCCTTCCTGGCGGCCGCCCCGGATGCCACCTTCACCCTGGCCCGCGACCACTGGTACACCGAGCAGCACATTCGCGAATCGGGAATGGCGTGGACCTTCCTGCGCGACTCGTTCTACCTGGATTTCTTCCCCGGGATGGTGGACGAGCACGGTGTGATGCGCGGCCCGGCAGGCAACGGCCGCGTGGGCGCGGTCGCCAGGCAGGACGTGGCGCGGTCGGCCGTGGCGGTCCTGCGCGACCCGTCGCCCCACGCGGAGCGCACCTACGACATGACGGGTCCGGAGGCCCTCTCGCTCACGGACATGGCCCGGATCATCGGTGAGGCCCAGGGACGGGAGGTCACCTACCGGGAGGAAACCGTGGAGGAGGCCTACGCCTCGCGCGCCCACTACGGTGCCCCGGCCTGGCAGGTCGACGCCTGGGTGTCCACCTACACCGCGATCGCCTCCGGGGAGCTGGACGTGGTCTCCGACAGCGTCCGGGCCCTGACCGGGCGGTCTGCCATGAGCATGGCGGATCTTCTCGGGCAGGGCTGA